A genomic region of Catalinimonas niigatensis contains the following coding sequences:
- a CDS encoding DUF72 domain-containing protein has protein sequence MEFGKLEDISAVDFRLPQDANRNPEVLRKSPSQKVAQIYIGLARWGDRKLVGNIYPKGTTSKDYLYHYTQQFNTIEMNTTHYRIPTLDMVGQWKEKASAGFKFCPKIPQVISHSHDFGESIHATQQFLEALRAFDEFLGLPFMQLPPTFAPRTDGRSLFDYLSHWPKDIPLAIEFRHSHWFEDVKIRERAFDLLEEYQLSTVITDTAGRRDVVHMQITNTRVMVRFVGNYLHSSDYKRIDEWIIRIGQWLEQGLQELYFIVHQPEDLLAADLAIYLVDQMNEKLQLALTPPRSMKEGIQKSLF, from the coding sequence ATGGAGTTTGGCAAACTTGAAGATATTAGTGCTGTAGATTTCAGGCTTCCGCAAGATGCAAATCGCAACCCAGAAGTATTGCGTAAGTCTCCGTCTCAAAAAGTGGCGCAAATTTATATTGGTCTGGCCCGCTGGGGAGACCGAAAACTGGTCGGCAATATTTATCCAAAAGGTACTACTTCTAAAGATTATTTGTACCACTATACCCAGCAGTTCAATACGATAGAAATGAATACTACCCACTATCGTATTCCTACTTTGGATATGGTAGGACAATGGAAAGAAAAGGCATCTGCTGGTTTCAAGTTTTGCCCCAAAATTCCTCAAGTCATCAGCCATAGCCATGATTTTGGAGAAAGTATTCATGCTACTCAGCAGTTTCTTGAGGCTCTACGGGCCTTTGACGAATTTCTGGGACTCCCCTTTATGCAACTCCCTCCTACTTTTGCCCCACGTACCGATGGTAGATCACTTTTTGACTATCTTTCCCACTGGCCAAAAGATATTCCTTTGGCGATTGAGTTTAGACACTCTCATTGGTTTGAAGATGTAAAAATCCGGGAAAGAGCTTTTGACCTGCTGGAAGAGTATCAGTTAAGTACAGTCATTACTGATACGGCAGGCAGAAGAGATGTAGTGCATATGCAAATCACCAATACCAGGGTGATGGTACGCTTTGTAGGAAATTATCTGCATTCCTCAGATTATAAGAGAATAGACGAGTGGATCATACGCATTGGCCAATGGCTGGAGCAGGGCTTGCAGGAACTTTATTTTATCGTGCATCAACCGGAAGATCTTCTGGCTGCAGACTTAGCAATCTATCTAGTTGACCAGATGAACGAGAAGCTTCAACTTGCGCTTACACCTCCCCGTTCCATGAAGGAAGGCATACAAAAAAGCCTTTTTTGA
- the porQ gene encoding type IX secretion system protein PorQ gives MIICLLFFVGLHSVQAQIGTPHAFDFLNLPPSASITALGGIQATASADSSILSSAAWFTNPAANQPQLHQQLSVSYQPYYADVDFATLSYSRSIGKKGSWGGGVQYLNYGEIDSYDITGFPLGTFAAQEYAIYFNRSHQSGPFRFGINAKWIASNLGSYGASALLFDVGGMFIHPKHDFTAGLTINNLGLLLNDYTSLSQSRMPTDLKIGLAYKPQYMPLRFYLNAYRLIKHYGAYYIADNNEKPGYVNKILRHMSLGGEILLSRSFHVLVGYNHSKRSTLQLNQLSGGAGLSLGFTLRLRFLQLEYARAFYHVAGGFNHFTLSMNLDKLNYKKN, from the coding sequence GTGATTATATGTCTGCTCTTTTTTGTTGGTCTGCATAGTGTACAGGCGCAAATCGGCACGCCACATGCCTTTGACTTTCTTAACCTTCCGCCCTCAGCAAGCATTACTGCGCTAGGTGGTATACAGGCAACAGCATCAGCCGATTCCAGCATACTATCTTCAGCTGCCTGGTTTACCAATCCGGCCGCCAATCAGCCTCAGTTACATCAGCAACTGAGTGTGAGTTATCAACCGTATTATGCAGATGTAGATTTTGCTACGCTAAGCTATAGCCGCAGTATAGGTAAGAAAGGGAGTTGGGGAGGAGGGGTACAATACCTAAACTATGGCGAAATAGACAGCTATGACATCACAGGGTTTCCTCTCGGTACTTTTGCTGCTCAGGAATACGCTATCTATTTTAACCGCAGCCATCAGTCAGGTCCTTTCAGGTTTGGGATCAATGCCAAATGGATAGCTTCCAACCTGGGTAGTTATGGTGCGTCCGCTTTATTATTTGATGTAGGAGGAATGTTTATCCATCCCAAGCATGATTTTACGGCAGGGCTTACCATCAATAATCTGGGGCTTTTGCTCAATGATTATACCTCATTAAGCCAAAGTAGGATGCCTACCGATCTGAAAATCGGGCTGGCTTACAAGCCTCAGTATATGCCCCTTCGCTTTTACCTGAATGCTTATCGTCTAATCAAACATTATGGGGCATATTATATAGCGGATAACAATGAAAAGCCCGGATACGTTAACAAGATATTAAGGCATATGAGTTTAGGCGGAGAAATCCTTTTGAGTAGAAGCTTCCATGTACTGGTAGGTTATAATCACTCAAAAAGAAGTACGTTGCAATTAAACCAGTTATCCGGCGGAGCGGGATTATCTTTAGGATTCACGCTTCGCCTGCGTTTTTTACAGCTTGAATACGCGCGTGCTTTTTACCATGTGGCAGGAGGCTTCAACCACTTCACCTTAAGCATGAACCTAGACAAATTAAATTATAAAAAAAATTAG
- the hslU gene encoding ATP-dependent protease ATPase subunit HslU, which translates to MIEANLTPRQIVAELDKYIIGQQDAKKNVAIALRNRWRRMNVKSEMQKEIVPNNILMIGTTGVGKTEIARRLAKIADAPFTKVEASKFTEVGYVGRDVESMVRDLVEQSVNLVKSRKKEEVQEKAAEAVEEIILDALIPPVKGNVSKPSVPRVGFEKEQSEENLSDAELNHRTRERFREKIRNGDLEDRKIEINIKQSSSPGIGMIGGGMMDEPSMMNLQEMLGGMMPKKNKKRKVTIGEARKILLEEEASKLIDMDEVKEEAIFKAENTGIIFIDEIDKVASGSADRKGGGGADVSREGVQRDLLPIVEGSAVNTKYGIVHTDHILFIAAGAFHVAKPSDLIPELQGRFPIRVELSDLTKEDFAQILREPKNALTKQYEALLTAENVELKFQEDALDEIAEIAFQINSEIENIGARRLHTVMSRLLNDFLFDVPDKIEPNSKLLVNKEMVKERLAGLVQNKDLSQYIL; encoded by the coding sequence ATGATAGAAGCAAATTTGACTCCGAGACAAATCGTCGCAGAACTTGACAAATATATTATAGGGCAGCAGGATGCCAAGAAAAATGTGGCCATCGCTTTGCGAAACCGCTGGCGCAGAATGAATGTAAAGAGTGAGATGCAGAAAGAGATCGTTCCAAACAATATCCTGATGATCGGTACTACCGGAGTGGGTAAAACAGAGATCGCCCGCCGTTTGGCCAAAATTGCTGATGCACCCTTCACCAAAGTAGAAGCTTCTAAGTTTACAGAGGTGGGTTATGTGGGGCGTGATGTAGAAAGTATGGTACGGGACCTGGTAGAGCAGTCAGTAAATCTGGTCAAATCACGCAAAAAAGAAGAGGTCCAGGAGAAAGCAGCCGAAGCCGTAGAAGAAATTATTTTGGATGCGCTTATCCCACCGGTCAAGGGAAATGTCTCTAAACCCTCTGTTCCAAGGGTAGGCTTTGAAAAAGAGCAGAGCGAAGAAAACCTGAGTGATGCCGAGCTTAACCACCGCACCCGTGAGCGTTTTAGAGAAAAAATCAGAAATGGTGACCTTGAAGATCGCAAGATAGAGATCAATATCAAACAAAGCAGTTCGCCGGGTATTGGTATGATTGGTGGCGGAATGATGGATGAGCCTTCTATGATGAACCTTCAGGAGATGCTCGGTGGCATGATGCCCAAAAAGAATAAGAAAAGGAAAGTTACCATTGGCGAAGCCAGAAAAATATTGCTGGAGGAAGAAGCTTCCAAACTCATTGATATGGACGAGGTAAAGGAAGAAGCAATATTTAAAGCTGAAAACACCGGAATTATTTTTATAGATGAGATAGATAAGGTTGCTTCAGGTAGCGCTGACCGCAAAGGAGGGGGAGGAGCTGACGTCAGCAGAGAAGGGGTGCAGCGTGATCTGTTGCCTATCGTAGAAGGGAGTGCGGTCAATACCAAATATGGCATCGTTCATACTGATCATATTCTTTTTATAGCGGCAGGAGCTTTTCATGTAGCTAAACCTTCAGACTTGATTCCAGAGCTTCAGGGGCGTTTCCCTATCCGGGTAGAACTCAGTGACCTGACCAAAGAAGATTTCGCCCAAATCCTGCGTGAGCCTAAGAATGCCCTGACCAAACAGTATGAGGCACTCCTTACAGCAGAAAATGTAGAACTTAAGTTTCAGGAAGATGCGCTGGATGAGATTGCCGAAATTGCGTTCCAAATCAATTCTGAAATAGAAAACATAGGAGCAAGAAGGTTACACACTGTCATGAGCCGTTTGCTCAATGATTTTCTTTTTGATGTGCCAGATAAAATTGAGCCTAATTCCAAGCTGCTGGTCAACAAAGAGATGGTAAAAGAAAGACTGGCAGGCTTAGTGCAGAACAAAGATCTAAGCCAGTATATTTTGTGA
- a CDS encoding SDR family NAD(P)-dependent oxidoreductase produces MQYFFITGTSRGIGKALTEKILKEEDTQVYGFSRQAGISHARYQHVQADLSDMDGLLKNVSNFFPELSSAHRIVLINNAGMLGAVKYMGDLDNRQYVNLFNLNITAPAILMNEFIKAYQTYKGEKLIINVSSGAGKHPVDGWSGYCASKAALDMLSQVAQTELLQRGLSKHFKVYALAPGVVDTAMQGEIREVSQQNFSSIDKFIKYKKEGVLDDASHTADKFMELINNTSRFEEVLQDVRQY; encoded by the coding sequence ATGCAATATTTTTTTATTACTGGTACCAGCCGGGGCATAGGCAAGGCTCTGACAGAAAAAATTCTCAAAGAGGAAGATACGCAAGTGTACGGTTTTTCTCGTCAGGCCGGCATTTCCCATGCTCGGTATCAGCATGTTCAGGCAGATTTGTCGGATATGGATGGATTGCTGAAAAATGTGAGTAATTTTTTTCCTGAACTTTCATCCGCTCATCGTATTGTACTCATCAACAATGCCGGAATGCTGGGAGCGGTTAAGTATATGGGCGATCTGGACAATCGTCAGTATGTAAATCTATTCAACCTTAACATTACTGCTCCAGCCATTTTGATGAATGAGTTTATTAAAGCATATCAGACATACAAAGGAGAGAAGTTAATTATCAACGTAAGCTCAGGTGCCGGCAAACATCCGGTAGATGGCTGGTCAGGGTATTGCGCTTCCAAAGCCGCTTTGGATATGCTTTCGCAGGTGGCACAGACCGAACTACTGCAAAGAGGGTTGAGCAAACATTTCAAAGTATATGCCTTGGCCCCTGGAGTGGTGGATACTGCCATGCAGGGTGAAATCCGGGAAGTATCTCAACAAAATTTCAGCAGTATTGATAAGTTTATCAAGTACAAAAAAGAAGGCGTCTTAGATGACGCCTCCCATACTGCCGATAAGTTCATGGAGTTGATTAACAATACATCTCGCTTTGAAGAAGTACTACAGGATGTGAGGCAGTACTGA
- the uxuA gene encoding mannonate dehydratase — MSMEQSWRWYGPNDPVSLSDIRQAGATGIVNALHEIPVGQVWTVEEINKRKKIIEDAGLRWSVVESVPVAEEIKSGGKHRDEFIEVFQECIRNLGKCGVPTICYNFMPVLDWTRTHLDFPIEDGSTALRFDAIAFAAFDLLILKRPTAEKEYDAQMRENAKAYLGKLSEQEQLVLQQSIIAGLPGSDKNYSLAEFQEQLDHYKNIDEQQLRENLAYFLKKIIPIAEESGVKMAIHPDDPPRPLLGLPRVVSTEADAISLLEVVSSPANGLTFCTGSFGAHPKNDLPGMVERLGHKINFLHLRSVQREPDGSFYEANHLEGDANMYQVVKAVVKEMRKRQASGRKDDQIPMRPDHGHKMLDDLHKKTNPGYTAIGRLRGLAELRGLEMGISYTLQQ, encoded by the coding sequence ATGAGCATGGAACAAAGCTGGCGTTGGTATGGACCCAATGATCCGGTAAGTTTATCTGATATTCGACAGGCAGGCGCCACTGGCATAGTCAATGCGCTGCATGAGATTCCTGTCGGACAGGTATGGACAGTTGAAGAAATCAATAAGAGAAAAAAAATCATTGAAGATGCCGGACTCCGCTGGTCGGTAGTAGAAAGCGTACCCGTGGCAGAAGAGATCAAATCCGGAGGTAAACATAGAGATGAATTTATTGAAGTGTTTCAGGAATGTATCCGTAATCTGGGAAAATGCGGCGTTCCTACCATCTGCTACAACTTTATGCCAGTGCTGGACTGGACAAGAACTCATCTTGACTTTCCGATAGAGGATGGCTCTACCGCACTTCGCTTTGATGCCATTGCTTTTGCTGCCTTTGATCTGCTTATCCTCAAGCGTCCGACTGCTGAAAAGGAATACGATGCTCAAATGCGGGAAAACGCAAAAGCATATCTCGGTAAACTCAGTGAACAGGAACAACTAGTCTTACAGCAAAGCATTATTGCAGGCTTGCCGGGTTCTGACAAAAACTACAGTCTGGCAGAATTTCAGGAACAGCTGGACCATTATAAAAACATTGATGAGCAACAACTCAGAGAAAATCTGGCTTATTTCCTGAAGAAAATTATTCCGATAGCGGAAGAAAGCGGTGTGAAGATGGCGATTCATCCTGATGATCCTCCTCGTCCGCTCCTAGGCCTCCCCCGGGTAGTAAGTACAGAAGCAGATGCCATCTCTTTGCTTGAAGTAGTCAGCTCCCCTGCCAATGGCCTTACCTTTTGTACCGGATCTTTTGGGGCCCATCCCAAAAATGATTTACCCGGCATGGTAGAACGTCTGGGACATAAAATCAATTTCTTGCATTTACGTAGTGTGCAGCGTGAGCCTGACGGCAGCTTTTATGAAGCCAATCACCTGGAAGGCGATGCCAATATGTATCAGGTAGTGAAAGCAGTAGTCAAGGAAATGCGCAAACGCCAGGCTTCCGGCAGAAAAGATGATCAGATCCCCATGCGTCCGGATCATGGACATAAAATGCTGGATGACCTGCACAAAAAAACCAACCCCGGCTATACCGCGATTGGTCGTCTGAGAGGTTTGGCAGAACTGAGAGGTTTAGAAATGGGCATCAGCTATACTTTGCAGCAATAA
- a CDS encoding VRR-NUC domain-containing protein, giving the protein MKPPPIELPEKYYLDYFRMLLEHVQTQYAKILSPSEKSFIRSFHKLGEDAQCLFIRLVNRRGVFFRMNKIQYQEVEHPEAALQLLLRRKYFTKLNTSHVDELVWVLHIFTKPELLLLIKPILEKQQFSQLRKLKKPELIEVLIQLIPTADLIKLIQDQELIIRVEKDNELEMFKFLYFGHLDGDMTQFVVRDIGYIKTEAYDQSKLKALFKTRQEAEDKLKICKVYREFKCMRDELMLTADLIYEWFERLDLKRENLSELALAQYDKLCLRLGKMLEQQNFLKLALNVYQHTDHPPARERRVRLLHKLGLLEEALSQCQLMQKAPANAEERFFAEDFCNRIQKKKRTRKVTDYLKNSRCITLGDEHKAYVEQGVLIYLQEKGQMGVHTENYLWRGMFGLLLWDIIFDQDSEAFHHPLQTVPSDFYTPLFLEKRNGALLQRMKVLSHPKRFYNIVRHHFESKMGMSNPIMGWHEDLLSLVERCYACLKPEQISNVLMEMAKNLKENTKGFPDLFVWDEQSYRFIEVKSPTDQLSAQQLYWLHFFEQQGISAEVIRVSWN; this is encoded by the coding sequence ATGAAGCCTCCTCCTATAGAACTACCGGAAAAATACTACCTGGACTACTTCCGGATGCTGCTGGAACATGTGCAAACGCAGTATGCTAAAATCCTTAGCCCATCCGAAAAAAGTTTTATCCGAAGTTTTCATAAGTTAGGTGAAGATGCACAATGTCTGTTTATCCGACTGGTCAACCGGAGAGGAGTCTTCTTTAGGATGAATAAAATTCAGTATCAGGAAGTTGAACATCCTGAAGCGGCACTTCAGCTTTTGCTGCGCCGAAAGTATTTCACAAAATTAAATACTTCTCATGTGGATGAGCTCGTGTGGGTGCTGCACATATTTACCAAGCCGGAATTGCTTCTCCTCATTAAGCCTATACTGGAAAAACAACAGTTCAGCCAGCTCAGGAAATTGAAAAAACCTGAGTTGATAGAAGTCCTGATACAACTGATTCCTACTGCTGACCTCATCAAGCTAATACAGGATCAGGAGTTGATCATCCGGGTAGAAAAAGATAATGAACTTGAGATGTTCAAATTTCTATATTTCGGTCATCTGGATGGTGACATGACGCAGTTTGTGGTGCGCGACATCGGCTATATCAAAACAGAAGCCTACGATCAGTCCAAGTTGAAAGCACTTTTTAAGACAAGACAAGAAGCCGAAGACAAGTTGAAGATTTGTAAGGTGTATCGTGAGTTCAAATGCATGCGGGACGAACTGATGCTCACTGCCGACCTGATCTATGAATGGTTTGAGCGGTTAGATTTAAAGAGGGAAAACCTGAGCGAGCTAGCTTTGGCTCAATATGATAAACTTTGTCTTCGTCTAGGCAAAATGCTGGAGCAGCAAAACTTCCTCAAGCTTGCGCTCAATGTGTACCAACATACCGATCATCCTCCCGCCAGGGAACGAAGAGTCCGTCTGCTACATAAATTAGGACTGCTGGAAGAAGCGCTGAGTCAGTGTCAGCTGATGCAGAAAGCACCAGCCAATGCAGAAGAAAGATTCTTTGCCGAGGATTTTTGTAACCGCATCCAAAAAAAGAAACGCACCCGGAAAGTGACGGATTATTTGAAAAATAGCAGATGCATTACTTTAGGGGATGAGCATAAGGCTTATGTAGAGCAAGGCGTACTCATATACTTACAGGAAAAAGGGCAAATGGGAGTACATACTGAAAATTATCTGTGGCGAGGCATGTTCGGTCTGCTGCTATGGGACATTATCTTTGACCAGGACAGCGAAGCTTTTCATCATCCATTGCAAACTGTACCCTCTGATTTTTATACCCCACTGTTTCTGGAAAAAAGAAATGGAGCTCTTCTTCAGCGGATGAAGGTACTTTCACATCCCAAACGGTTTTACAATATTGTCAGGCACCACTTTGAGAGTAAAATGGGCATGAGCAACCCGATCATGGGTTGGCATGAAGATTTACTTTCTCTGGTAGAAAGATGTTATGCCTGTCTGAAGCCTGAACAGATCTCTAATGTGTTGATGGAAATGGCCAAAAATTTGAAAGAAAATACCAAGGGCTTTCCTGACCTGTTTGTGTGGGATGAACAGTCTTACCGTTTTATTGAAGTTAAGTCGCCTACAGATCAGCTTTCAGCGCAACAGCTTTATTGGCTGCACTTTTTTGAGCAGCAAGGCATAAGTGCTGAAGTGATCAGGGTAAGTTGGAACTAG
- a CDS encoding DUF2721 domain-containing protein, with the protein MEGNTYFEDKKLFIRKNFFFRMSELSLTTPALLFPAISLLLLAYSNRFLTTAGLIRKLDSDYKSHPDKLIMGQIKNLRTRVVLIRNMQALGISSLFLCVFCMFLIFAGEYMIGNIIFGISLILLMASLALSIREIQISVNALNIQLSDLEAYESGRIREEAKQQ; encoded by the coding sequence ATGGAAGGAAACACTTATTTTGAAGACAAGAAACTTTTTATACGCAAAAACTTTTTCTTTCGTATGTCAGAACTTAGCCTTACCACGCCAGCTTTGTTGTTTCCAGCCATATCTCTCTTGCTTCTGGCGTATAGCAATCGTTTTCTGACCACCGCCGGTCTGATCAGAAAACTTGATTCTGATTATAAATCCCATCCGGACAAGCTCATCATGGGACAAATTAAAAACTTAAGAACCAGAGTAGTGCTGATCAGGAATATGCAGGCTCTGGGGATCAGCAGCCTGTTTCTGTGTGTCTTTTGTATGTTTCTTATTTTTGCCGGTGAATACATGATTGGCAATATCATTTTTGGCATCAGCCTGATTTTGTTGATGGCCTCCCTTGCTTTGTCTATCCGGGAGATTCAAATATCCGTAAACGCACTGAATATCCAGCTTAGTGACCTGGAAGCTTATGAGAGCGGTCGTATTCGGGAAGAAGCAAAACAGCAGTGA
- a CDS encoding SixA phosphatase family protein, giving the protein MKSLFLIRHAKSSWDDASLRDFDRPLNARGKKDAPMMGKRLRQGGHMPDLMLSSPAVRTVSTAWAIADALQYSREKILTLDDLYHASPSEILNVLRRTKDTVDTLFLFGHNPGLTDFANAVCQEHIDNIVTCGVYALQLEMNSWKALSLDKKAVLLFYDFPKNLT; this is encoded by the coding sequence ATGAAAAGTCTTTTCCTCATTCGCCACGCCAAGTCCAGTTGGGACGATGCTTCATTGCGGGATTTTGATCGACCTCTGAACGCCAGGGGTAAAAAAGATGCGCCTATGATGGGCAAGCGGCTCAGGCAGGGAGGCCATATGCCGGACCTGATGCTGAGTAGCCCCGCAGTAAGAACTGTAAGTACAGCCTGGGCCATTGCCGATGCATTGCAATATAGCCGGGAGAAGATCCTGACGCTGGATGATCTTTATCATGCGTCACCATCTGAAATTTTGAATGTCTTACGGAGGACAAAAGATACTGTAGATACTTTATTTTTATTCGGACATAACCCCGGCCTTACAGATTTTGCCAATGCAGTCTGTCAGGAGCATATAGACAATATTGTGACCTGTGGGGTGTATGCTTTACAACTGGAAATGAATAGCTGGAAGGCACTAAGCCTGGATAAAAAGGCTGTGCTTCTCTTTTATGACTTTCCCAAAAATTTGACGTAA
- a CDS encoding MltF family protein translates to MRLQDLSYLCVLLFPVMLSCHSPSNTDDMDANDVPEEVTYSEPVAIDLPDIKEKGKLVAISSYSPTSYFIYRGQPMGYEYELLERLATYLNLELEIKIAYNLDNFIEMLNTGEGDIVAHNLSITKSRKKHVDFTNYYGVTRQVLVQRKPQDWRNMKLHEIDNQLIRDPLDLIGKTVHVRRNSSYYRRLINLSQEMGGDVLIEIMDGNLETSEIIRKVVEGEIDYTIADEDIAKINQTYHQDLDVETAISFPQRQAWMVRKTSPDLREAVNNWLAQEKQGSDFYAIYNKYYKNQKRFRTRISSEYFSLTGGKISEYDEAIQQGANILGWDWKLLASQIYQESNFDPKTESWAGAIGLMQLMPATAKELGNFDLYQPEASIEAGVKYLAKISAFYADVPDSLERIKFVLATYNAGPGHVSDARALAQKYGKDPNVWTDNVDAYMLLKSQKDYYSDPVVKYGYCRGEEPYNYVTDILKRYQVYRDLIRDSGEENTVALQN, encoded by the coding sequence ATGAGGCTTCAGGATTTATCGTATCTCTGTGTTTTGCTATTTCCTGTCATGCTATCCTGTCATTCCCCATCCAATACGGATGATATGGATGCAAATGATGTACCCGAAGAGGTTACTTACAGTGAGCCGGTAGCCATAGACCTGCCTGATATCAAAGAGAAGGGAAAGCTGGTGGCAATCAGCAGTTACAGTCCTACCAGCTATTTTATTTATCGTGGACAGCCTATGGGTTATGAGTATGAACTTCTGGAGAGGCTGGCAACTTATCTGAACCTTGAACTGGAGATCAAAATAGCGTATAACCTGGATAACTTTATTGAGATGCTAAACACTGGTGAGGGTGATATTGTAGCCCACAACCTTAGCATTACCAAATCACGCAAAAAACACGTGGATTTTACGAATTACTACGGGGTAACCCGACAGGTACTGGTACAGCGTAAGCCTCAGGACTGGCGTAATATGAAGTTACACGAAATAGACAATCAACTGATCAGAGACCCTCTGGATCTGATTGGTAAAACCGTGCACGTCCGTAGAAATTCCTCTTATTACCGCCGTTTGATCAACCTATCCCAGGAAATGGGTGGGGATGTCTTGATTGAAATTATGGACGGAAATCTGGAAACCAGCGAAATCATCAGAAAGGTAGTGGAAGGGGAAATAGACTATACCATAGCCGATGAAGATATTGCTAAAATTAACCAGACTTATCATCAGGACCTGGATGTAGAAACTGCCATTAGCTTTCCCCAAAGACAAGCCTGGATGGTGCGCAAGACTTCTCCTGACTTAAGAGAAGCTGTCAATAACTGGCTGGCTCAGGAAAAGCAGGGCTCAGACTTTTATGCCATTTACAACAAGTACTACAAAAACCAGAAACGCTTTCGTACCCGTATCAGCAGTGAATACTTCTCTTTGACCGGGGGCAAAATCTCCGAATATGATGAAGCCATACAGCAAGGCGCTAATATTTTGGGCTGGGATTGGAAACTATTGGCTTCACAAATCTATCAGGAGTCAAATTTTGACCCTAAAACTGAGTCCTGGGCGGGTGCTATAGGCCTGATGCAGCTGATGCCCGCTACAGCTAAGGAACTGGGCAACTTTGACCTCTACCAGCCGGAAGCCTCTATTGAGGCAGGCGTTAAATATTTAGCAAAAATTTCTGCTTTCTATGCAGATGTACCTGACTCCCTGGAACGCATCAAGTTTGTACTAGCTACTTATAATGCTGGTCCCGGTCATGTGAGCGATGCCCGAGCGCTTGCTCAAAAATATGGGAAAGATCCGAATGTCTGGACTGACAATGTGGATGCCTATATGCTGCTCAAATCTCAAAAAGATTATTATTCAGACCCCGTAGTCAAATATGGGTATTGCCGTGGTGAAGAACCTTATAACTATGTAACGGACATTCTCAAAAGATATCAGGTATACCGCGACCTGATACGGGATAGTGGTGAAGAAAATACAGTAGCCTTACAGAATTAG
- a CDS encoding calcium/sodium antiporter, with the protein MLFSLFLLAIGLIVLVSGGELLVRGASSIALRMRLSPLVVGLTIVAFGTSAPELFISVQSALQGSPDLAMGNVVGSNICNLALVLGCTAVIFPVAVHKDSLKIDWPMTIGSSLLLFLLVQDNLISFLEGAVFVLALAAYTSFIVIRSRRDPRLGEAMLEDADLTEKPSKNIWLDLLFIIIGTLALAFGSEWFVDGAKALALSFGVSERVIGVTVLALGTSLPELVTACVAAFRKATDIAIGNLMGSNIFNILSILGITSIIQPIMVNELIIWEDMIWMLGVTLIVFPMMFIQRKISRIEGFVLLGIYSFYIFTVVQA; encoded by the coding sequence ATGCTGTTTTCCTTGTTTTTGTTGGCCATTGGCCTTATAGTACTTGTTTCTGGTGGTGAACTATTGGTAAGAGGTGCTTCTAGTATTGCGTTGAGAATGCGTTTGTCTCCTCTGGTAGTAGGGCTAACTATTGTTGCTTTTGGCACTTCAGCCCCCGAATTATTTATCAGTGTCCAATCAGCTTTGCAGGGTAGTCCGGATCTGGCTATGGGCAATGTGGTGGGTTCTAATATTTGTAACCTGGCCCTGGTATTGGGTTGTACGGCGGTCATATTTCCTGTTGCTGTCCATAAAGACAGCTTGAAAATTGACTGGCCCATGACCATAGGTAGTTCTTTGTTACTTTTCCTTCTGGTACAGGATAATTTGATTTCCTTCTTAGAAGGAGCTGTTTTTGTTCTGGCCCTTGCTGCTTATACCAGTTTTATCGTTATCCGATCCAGGAGAGATCCCAGATTGGGAGAAGCGATGCTGGAAGATGCAGACTTAACAGAAAAGCCTTCAAAAAATATTTGGTTGGATCTTTTGTTCATCATCATCGGCACATTAGCACTTGCTTTTGGGTCAGAGTGGTTTGTAGATGGTGCCAAGGCACTGGCCCTCTCCTTTGGCGTTAGCGAAAGAGTAATCGGTGTCACAGTGCTGGCTTTAGGCACCAGTCTCCCGGAGTTGGTGACCGCCTGTGTGGCTGCCTTCAGAAAAGCGACCGACATCGCTATAGGTAACCTGATGGGTTCCAACATTTTCAATATTCTTTCTATACTTGGCATCACCAGCATCATCCAGCCTATCATGGTTAACGAATTGATCATATGGGAGGATATGATTTGGATGCTGGGTGTTACTCTTATTGTCTTTCCGATGATGTTCATTCAGCGTAAAATATCCCGCATTGAAGGGTTTGTACTGCTGGGGATTTATAGTTTTTACATTTTTACAGTAGTACAAGCATAG